From a single Arachis hypogaea cultivar Tifrunner chromosome 3, arahy.Tifrunner.gnm2.J5K5, whole genome shotgun sequence genomic region:
- the LOC112771167 gene encoding nuclear transcription factor Y subunit B-7-like, with amino-acid sequence MEDESHSNLPNGFTTESPESPCLKNNNNHNNNNNSSSNNNNKEQDRFLPIANVGRIMKKVIPANGKISKDAKETVQECVSEFISFVTGEASDKCQREKRKTINGDDIIWAITTLGFEDYVEPLKSYLQKYRDIEGEKLNVPKQQRSEQRLHHQHQHQHQQHHHHNQDETNQTLNSVYTSANLISHQPPYVATDQPFSLPFSPNSIQKQLRPQDQIDSVGHWYE; translated from the coding sequence ATGGAAGATGAAAGCCATAGCAATTTGCCAAATGGGTTCACCACAGAAAGCCCTGAAAGCCCTTGCTTAAAGAACAACAataaccacaacaacaacaacaatagtagcagcaataacaacaacaaagaaCAAGATCGCTTTCTCCCCATAGCCAATGTTGGTAGAATCATGAAAAAAGTGATCCCAGCCAACGGGAAAATTTCCAAGGACGCCAAAGAGACCGTTCAAGAATGCGTATCGGAGTTCATTAGCTTTGTCACTGGAGAAGCCTCCGACAAATgccaaagagaaaaaagaaagaccATCAATGGTGATGATATCATTTGGGCCATCACAACCCTAGGGTTTGAGGATTATGTGGAACCATTAAAATCCTATCTCCAAAAATATAGAGACATAGAAGGAGAAAAGCTTAATGTTCCAAAGCAACAACGTTCTGAACAAAGGCTACACCATCAGCATCAGCATCAGCATCAACAACACCATCATCATAACCAAGATGAAACTAATCAAACACTAAATAGTGTATATACTTCTGCAAATCTCATTTCTCATCAACCTCCTTATGTAGCCACGGATCAACCATTTTCATTGCCGTTTTCACCAAATTCAATTCAGAAACAGTTACGACCTCAAGATCAGATTGATTCCGTGGGGCATTGGTACGAGTAA
- the LOC112791098 gene encoding probable methyltransferase PMT26, translated as MAQARYTRIDNNKKSSSSFCSTVTIVVFVALCLVGVWMMTSSSVVPAQNADVTQDNKTDAAQDNTIDMKEAQSDTKEQVTDNNNSGNTRKFEDNQGDLPEDATKGDTNVTSENNSDVKENQEEKSEDKSEEKSSQESKTEDGDKKTEDKDSPTESTESNSQTTENKDSGETEKPGSGDSEKKSESDETDTKSESNENKQSDSDESANKSDSDGSEKKSDDSSETTDNKTEDKVQQSDKESDVSSNEKETDDSANKQTSTEVYASGAQSELLNENTTQNGSFSTQAAESKNEKESQASSKQSTVYNWKLCNSTAGPDYIPCLDNLKAIRKLPSTKHYEHRERHCPEEPPTCLVPLPEGYRRPITWPKSREKIWYYNVPHTKLAEYKGHQNWVKVTGEYLTFPGGGTQFKHGALHYIDTIQQSVPDIAWGRRSRVVLDVGCGVASFGGFLFERDVLTMSLAPKDEHEAQVQFALERGVPAISAVMGTVRLPYPGRVFDIVHCARCRVPWHIEGGKLLLELNRVLRPGGFFVWSATPIYQNKTEDVEIWKEMKKLIKAMCWEVVNITRDKLNGVGIATYRKPTSNECYEQRSNNEPPMCPDSDDPNAAWNVPLQSCMHKVPVSSSERGSQWPAQWPARLTNVPYWLTSSQVGVYGKPAPDDFTADYDHWKRVVSKYLDGMGIQWSNVRNVMDMRSVYGGFAAAMKDLNIWVMNVVSVDAPDTLPIIYERGLFGMYHDWCESFSTYPRSYDLLHADHLFSRLKKRCNFQAVVAEVDRILRPEGMLIVRDTAEVINELESMVKSMNWEVRMTYTKENEGFLGARKSMWRPTETVTLEYAV; from the exons ATGGCTCAAGCAAGATATACTAGAAtagacaataataaaaagtcATCGTCCAGTTTCTGCTCGACAGTGACAATTGTTGTGTTTGTGGCTCTATGTCTGGTTGGGGTATGGATGATGACATCCTCCTCTGTAGTTCCTGCACAAAATGCCGATGTTACTCAGGACAACAAGACCGATGCTGCTCAGGACAACACGATTGACATGAAAGAAGCACAGAGTGACACGAAAGAACAGGTGACTGACAACAACAATAGTGGCAACACTCGGAAGTTTGAAGACAATCAGGGTGATCTTCCTGAGGATGCAACCAAGGGGGACACAAATGTCACCTCAGAAAACAACTCTGACGTGAAAGAAAACCAGGAAGAAAAATCAGAGGACAAGTCTGAAGAAAAGTCTTCTCAAGAATCTAAAACAGAAGATGGAGACAAGAAAACAGAGGACAAAGATTCCCCCACAGAAAGTACTGAATCAAACTCACAAACTACAGAAAACAAGGATAGTGGTGAAACTGAGAAACCTGGTTCTGGTGATAGTGAGAAGAAATCTGAATCTGATGAGACCGATACAAAATCTGAATCGAATGAAAATAAGCAATCTGATTCAGATGAAAGTGCAAATAAATCTGATTCAGATGGAAGTGAAAAGAAATCTGATGACTCAAGTGAAACAACTGATAACAAGACAGAAGATAAGGTGCAACAAAGTGATAAAGAATCAGATGTAAGCTCCAATGAGAAGGAAACAGATGACAGTGCCAACAAGCAGACTTCAACTGAAGTATACGCTTCTGGGGCCCAGTCAGAGCTTCTGAATGAAAATACCACTCAGAATGGGTCTTTTTCAACTCAGGCAGCAGAGTCGAAGAATGAAAAGGAGTCACAAGCATCCTCCAAGCAATCCACTGTGTACAACTGGAAATTATGCAATTCCACTGCTGGCCCTGACTACATCCCATGCCTTGACAACTTGAAAGCAATCAGGAAACTTCCAAGTACCAAACATTATGAGCACCGAGAAAGGCACTGTCCTGAAGAACCTCCTACCTGCCTTGTCCCTCTTCCAGAAGGATATAGACGCCCAATTACATGGCCCAAAAGCAGAGAGAAG ATATGGTATTACAACGTTCCACACACTAAGCTTGCTGAATATAAGGGCCATCAAAATTGGGTGAAAGTTACAGGCGAGTACCTTACTTTTCCTGGTGGTGGAACCCAATTCAAGCATGGGGCACTTCATTATATTGACACTATACAACAG TCTGTACCTGATATAGCTTGGGGCAGACGCTCACGTGTGGTATTAGATGTTGGATGTGGTGTTGCCAGCTTTGGTGGCTTTCTCTTTGAGAGAGACGTACTTACAATGTCTTTGGCACCAAAAGATGAACATGAAGCTCAGGTACAATTTGCACTTGAGAGGGGAGTTCCTGCCATTTCTGCCGTGATGGGTACAGTGAGGCTTCCCTACCCTGGAAGAGTATTTGATATAGTCCATTGTGCACGATGTAGAGTTCCGTGGCATATAGAAG GTGGAAAACTTCTCTTGGAGCTGAATAGAGTATTGCGGCCTGGTGGTTTCTTTGTTTGGTCTGCTACtcctatttatcaaaataagacgGAAGATGTTGAAATATGGAAAG AAATGAAAAAGCTAATAAAAGCAATGTGCTGGGAAGTTGTGAACATTACCAGGGATAAACTTAATGGAGTTGGTATAGCAACATACAGAAAGCCAACTTCTAATGAATGTTACGAGCAACGATCTAATAACGAGCCACCTATGTGTCCAGATTCTGATGATCCAAATGCAGCATG GAACGTTCCATTGCAATCTTGCATGCACAAAGTGCCAGTGAGTTCATCAGAGCGTGGTTCACAATGGCCAGCGCAATGGCCAGCAAGACTGACTAACGTACCTTATTGGTTGACAAGTTCTCAAGTTGGAGTTTATGGAAAGCCTGCCCCTGACGATTTTACTGCGGACTATGATCACTGGAAACGTGTTGTTTCCAAGTATTTAGATGGGATGGGAATTCAATGGTCAAATGTTCGAAATGTCATGGATATGAGATCAGTCTACGGAGG GTTTGCTGCAGCTATGAAAGATTTGAATATTTGGGTCATGAATGTAGTTTCAGTAGATGCTCCAGACACACTTCCTATTATATATGAACGCGGTCTTTTTGGCATGTATCATGATTGGTGTGAATCGTTTAGCACTTATCCTAGGTCCTACGATCTCCTCCATGCAGATCATCTGTTTTCAAGACTCAAGAAAAG GTGCaattttcaagctgttgtggcTGAGGTTGATCGGATTCTGAGGCCCGAAGGAATGCTTATTGTTCGAGACACTGCTGAGGTAATTAACGAGCTTGAGAGCATGGTGAAATCTATGAACTGGGAGGTTCGCATGACTTACACTAAAGAAAATGAGGGCTTTTTGGGTGCCCGGAAGTCCATGTGGCGACCTACGGAGACTGTGACGCTCGAATATGCTGTTTGA